One Chryseobacterium sp. StRB126 genomic region harbors:
- a CDS encoding efflux RND transporter periplasmic adaptor subunit encodes MKNILYTAAILSLIIIPASCSKEKTVSKQEVKPMMMASMETVAIKKSNPKVELKLPGELVPDQETALFAKVQSYVKKINVDIGSHVSAGQVLMVLEAPEIQSQAANAKAKWQAQEAIYASTKSSYNRMYKANETKGAIAKDALDQITARKLSDEAQMNAARSAYRELQDINRYLVIRSPFSGVITERNVDLGAYVGPMGGTPLMVIQNTSKLRLSLSVSEANVPYLNVGDTIAFRVHALPEKNFKARISRKSGSLDLKLRSEKIEADFINHSRELKPFMIAESMIPLQNKEATFFIPRSALVESNMGVYIIKKENGIAKFIPVKKGRILNDSIEVFGELSEGDLIIKKGSEEIVEGSLIK; translated from the coding sequence ATGAAAAATATATTATATACAGCTGCCATCCTTAGTCTTATTATTATTCCGGCTTCCTGCAGCAAAGAAAAAACAGTTTCCAAACAAGAAGTCAAGCCTATGATGATGGCCAGCATGGAAACTGTAGCTATTAAAAAAAGTAATCCCAAAGTAGAGCTCAAACTTCCCGGTGAATTGGTTCCGGATCAGGAAACCGCATTATTTGCTAAAGTGCAGAGCTATGTAAAAAAGATCAATGTTGATATTGGATCTCATGTAAGTGCCGGGCAGGTTCTTATGGTGTTGGAAGCTCCTGAAATACAATCTCAGGCGGCTAATGCCAAAGCAAAGTGGCAGGCACAGGAAGCTATTTATGCCTCTACAAAATCAAGTTATAACAGAATGTACAAAGCCAACGAAACGAAAGGAGCTATTGCAAAAGATGCTCTGGATCAAATTACGGCCAGAAAACTTTCTGATGAAGCACAGATGAATGCTGCCAGATCAGCGTATCGTGAACTTCAGGATATTAATCGTTATTTGGTCATCCGATCCCCTTTCAGCGGAGTCATTACAGAAAGAAATGTGGATCTCGGAGCGTATGTAGGTCCCATGGGAGGAACCCCTTTGATGGTTATTCAAAATACCTCAAAGCTTCGGCTTAGTTTATCTGTTTCGGAAGCAAATGTTCCTTATCTCAACGTGGGAGATACCATAGCATTCAGAGTTCATGCACTCCCTGAAAAAAACTTTAAAGCCAGAATATCCAGAAAGTCAGGTTCTTTAGACCTTAAGCTGCGTTCTGAAAAAATAGAGGCAGATTTTATCAATCATTCCCGAGAATTAAAGCCTTTTATGATTGCAGAATCTATGATTCCTTTACAAAATAAGGAAGCTACATTTTTTATTCCCAGATCGGCTCTGGTGGAAAGTAATATGGGAGTTTATATTATTAAAAAAGAAAACGGAATTGCGAAATTCATTCCCGTCAAAAAAGGAAGAATTCTCAATGATTCTATTGAAGTTTTCGGAGAACTATCGGAAGGTGATCTAATCATCAAAAAAGGAAGTGAAGAAATTGTAGAAGGAAGTTTAATTAAATAA
- a CDS encoding NifU family protein, whose amino-acid sequence METNITHEDTVTRVMEALESIRPFLNKDGGDIELIDVKDNQVFVKLLGNCSGCSLNFSTLKLGVENTIKQHAPEIEKVVNVE is encoded by the coding sequence ATGGAAACAAACATAACGCACGAAGATACAGTAACAAGAGTAATGGAAGCTCTGGAAAGCATCAGACCGTTTTTGAATAAAGACGGTGGTGACATTGAGCTTATTGACGTGAAGGATAATCAGGTTTTTGTAAAACTTCTGGGTAACTGTTCCGGATGTTCGTTAAATTTTTCAACCCTAAAATTAGGAGTGGAAAATACAATCAAACAACATGCACCGGAAATTGAAAAGGTAGTAAACGTAGAATAA
- a CDS encoding efflux RND transporter permease subunit, which yields MNLIKFALRRPISVMVLVLGLLFFGIKAAKEVKVDILPEMNLPVVYVAHSFNGYTPQQMEGYFTKMYVNMLLFTNGIKSIESKNTQGLTLMKVNFYEGTNMGEAIAQINALSTRSQVFLPPGAPPPFIIRFDSSSQPVGQLVFRSNTKTNNELQDIANFNARPFLIAIPGLTTAPPFGGSPRTIEVNVDPIKLRAHQLSPEQIVEAISRNNITSPSGNVYIGETNYLTPTNNTVKKVEELGDIPLFKGSADNVYVKDVATVKDGADIATGYALIDGKRSVYINIAKASNASTLEVVNKLKESLPKIQRNMPDDVEISYEFDQSVYISNALKSLAVEGILGALLTGLMVMLFLNDRRAALIVIMTIPISIISGVLFLKLFGQSINIMSLSGLALAIGILVDESTVTIENIHQHFAMGKSRAQAIWDACKEIAFPKLLIMLCILAVFAPAFMMSGIPGSLFMPLAMAIGFSMIVSFILSQTFVPVMANWLMKHDPKTCENHKPNWFTRFRDRFTVFLSSLMKRRKIIVSISLAAILCLGIGLYQITGKDVLPAVNSRQFQVRIKAAEGTRIEVTEIKVKKFLEHLKNKVGKDNIAISSVFIGQHPSTFAVSPIYLYNAGPHEALMQVALKEFNGNSDDLKDELRKYYKEKMPDIQISFEPIELTEKILSQGTNTPVEIRISGMMKKMNRMYAEKLLAKLKEIEYMRDQQIPQSMNYPALQINIDRVKAAQLGLDAQDIAKSLVTATASTRYTNKNFWVGGMMGIAYDVQVQTPQNILNSKDELANIPLSKNSDRPVLGDVATISSAKELGESYNLGTMGYTTVTANLHKTDLEQASKDVKKAIESLGELPKGVNIEVSGMAPVLDETMSSLSSGLLIAAAVIFLMLAATFQSFRVSLVILTTVPFVIVGSLTLLKLTGSTLNLQSYMGLIMSVGVSIANAVLLISNAETIRKSTGDAVSAAIEAAKLRIRPIIMTTLAMAAGMLPMAIGFGEGGDQVSPLGRAVIGGLIFSTFSVLVILPLVFGWMQKNASIISPSLDPEDEESIHYSHSNP from the coding sequence ATGAATCTTATAAAGTTTGCATTACGCAGGCCAATATCTGTAATGGTATTGGTATTGGGGCTGTTGTTTTTCGGAATCAAAGCTGCCAAAGAAGTGAAAGTAGATATTCTTCCGGAGATGAATCTTCCTGTAGTATATGTTGCCCATTCTTTTAATGGCTATACCCCACAACAGATGGAAGGATATTTTACCAAAATGTATGTAAATATGCTTTTATTCACCAATGGTATTAAAAGTATCGAATCTAAAAATACCCAAGGGCTTACCCTCATGAAGGTGAACTTCTATGAAGGAACCAATATGGGAGAAGCCATTGCACAAATCAATGCACTGTCTACCCGTTCACAGGTATTTTTACCGCCTGGTGCTCCGCCTCCTTTTATTATTCGTTTTGACTCCTCATCACAACCGGTAGGACAATTAGTCTTCCGAAGCAATACCAAAACGAACAATGAACTGCAGGATATCGCCAATTTCAATGCCCGCCCTTTTCTTATTGCCATTCCGGGGCTTACTACCGCTCCACCGTTTGGAGGAAGTCCACGTACCATTGAGGTGAATGTTGATCCTATTAAACTGCGGGCACATCAATTGTCTCCGGAGCAGATCGTAGAGGCCATCAGCAGAAATAACATCACCTCACCATCAGGCAATGTTTATATAGGCGAGACTAATTATCTTACCCCCACTAACAATACGGTAAAAAAGGTGGAAGAATTGGGAGATATTCCTCTATTTAAAGGAAGTGCAGACAATGTTTACGTCAAGGATGTTGCCACCGTGAAAGATGGAGCTGATATTGCTACCGGATATGCATTAATAGACGGAAAACGTTCTGTGTACATTAATATTGCCAAAGCCAGCAATGCTTCTACGCTGGAAGTTGTGAATAAGCTGAAAGAATCTCTACCAAAAATACAACGAAATATGCCGGATGATGTAGAGATTTCTTATGAATTCGATCAATCCGTTTATATTTCAAATGCATTGAAGAGTTTAGCAGTGGAAGGGATTTTGGGAGCTTTACTGACCGGGTTGATGGTGATGCTTTTCCTAAATGACCGAAGAGCTGCTCTTATCGTTATTATGACCATCCCGATTTCTATTATTTCAGGGGTATTATTTCTGAAATTATTCGGACAGTCGATTAATATTATGTCTTTATCCGGACTTGCTCTCGCGATAGGAATATTGGTGGATGAAAGCACAGTTACCATTGAAAATATCCATCAGCATTTTGCCATGGGAAAAAGCCGTGCACAAGCCATTTGGGATGCGTGTAAAGAAATTGCCTTCCCGAAACTGCTTATCATGCTTTGTATTCTAGCGGTATTTGCTCCTGCATTTATGATGAGTGGTATTCCCGGATCTCTATTTATGCCATTAGCAATGGCCATAGGGTTTTCGATGATTGTTTCTTTTATATTATCACAGACTTTTGTTCCGGTGATGGCCAACTGGTTAATGAAGCATGATCCTAAAACATGTGAAAATCACAAACCGAATTGGTTTACGCGCTTCCGTGATCGTTTCACTGTATTTTTATCTTCTTTGATGAAGCGAAGAAAAATCATTGTGAGTATAAGTCTTGCAGCTATTTTGTGTTTAGGAATCGGGCTTTATCAGATAACGGGAAAAGATGTATTACCAGCCGTAAACTCCCGACAGTTTCAGGTTCGTATAAAAGCAGCGGAAGGAACCCGTATTGAAGTTACTGAAATAAAGGTTAAAAAATTCTTGGAACATCTTAAAAATAAGGTGGGAAAAGATAATATTGCTATTTCATCAGTATTCATCGGACAACACCCTTCCACATTTGCGGTTAGTCCTATTTATCTTTATAATGCTGGTCCACATGAAGCTTTAATGCAGGTTGCCTTAAAAGAGTTCAATGGAAATTCTGATGATCTGAAGGATGAATTGCGAAAGTATTACAAGGAAAAAATGCCGGATATTCAAATTTCATTTGAGCCTATTGAACTTACTGAAAAGATTTTAAGTCAGGGAACCAATACTCCTGTTGAGATAAGAATTTCAGGGATGATGAAAAAGATGAACCGAATGTATGCTGAGAAACTTTTAGCCAAACTGAAAGAAATTGAATACATGCGCGATCAGCAAATCCCACAATCTATGAACTATCCTGCTTTACAGATTAATATTGACAGGGTAAAAGCGGCTCAATTAGGGTTGGATGCACAGGATATTGCTAAATCATTAGTGACCGCTACCGCTTCTACCCGCTATACCAACAAAAATTTCTGGGTAGGCGGAATGATGGGAATTGCTTATGATGTACAGGTGCAGACTCCTCAGAATATTCTCAACAGCAAAGACGAACTGGCTAATATTCCGCTATCCAAAAACTCAGACAGGCCTGTCTTAGGAGATGTGGCAACTATAAGTTCTGCAAAAGAATTGGGAGAAAGTTACAATCTAGGAACTATGGGCTATACTACTGTTACTGCTAATCTTCACAAAACTGATCTGGAACAGGCTTCCAAAGATGTAAAAAAAGCCATTGAATCTCTTGGTGAGCTTCCGAAAGGAGTAAATATTGAAGTTTCCGGAATGGCTCCTGTATTGGATGAAACCATGAGCAGCCTTTCCTCAGGACTTCTAATCGCTGCAGCAGTCATTTTTCTGATGCTTGCTGCTACTTTTCAATCCTTCCGTGTTTCATTGGTTATCTTAACAACCGTTCCTTTTGTCATTGTAGGATCACTGACGTTACTGAAATTGACAGGTTCTACTTTGAATCTTCAGTCTTATATGGGACTCATTATGTCTGTTGGAGTGTCTATTGCCAATGCCGTTTTATTGATAAGCAATGCGGAAACCATTCGAAAATCAACCGGAGATGCTGTAAGTGCAGCCATTGAAGCAGCTAAACTTCGTATCCGCCCCATCATTATGACTACGCTGGCTATGGCAGCCGGAATGTTACCAATGGCCATAGGCTTCGGAGAAGGTGGAGATCAGGTTTCTCCATTAGGCCGTGCCGTAATTGGTGGACTTATCTTCTCTACATTCTCAGTATTGGTTATTCTTCCTTTAGTTTTTGGATGGATGCAAAAAAATGCAAGCATTATTTCTCCTTCTTTAGATCCTGAAGATGAAGAAAGCATCCATTATTCTCATTCAAACCCATAA
- a CDS encoding Mrp/NBP35 family ATP-binding protein: MLTKEKVQEFLKEIEVDDLVNNLQIMGNDVYIDMTAHSPAMHEKKKLEAAMKQAFASEFGEEVHLKLKIVSPEPSEIQQSQIKGKQIPGIQNIIAIASGKGGVGKSTVAANMAVTLAKMGFKVGLLDADIYGPSVPTMFDTEGAKPISVEVDGKSMMKPIENYGVKMLSIGYFSGANQAVVWRGPMASKALNQMIRDAAWGELDFLLIDLPPGTGDIHLSIIQEVPVTGAVIVSTPQHVALADVRKGIAMFQMESINIPVLGLIENMAYFTPEELPENKYYIFGNQGAQYLAEDLGIPVLGEIPLIQSIREAGDVGRPAALQENSKIAEIYTETARKMVESLVERNKNLPPTEAVKISTMAGCSPKAK, translated from the coding sequence ATGTTGACGAAAGAAAAGGTTCAGGAATTCCTTAAAGAAATAGAAGTAGACGACTTGGTGAATAATCTTCAGATTATGGGTAACGACGTTTATATTGACATGACTGCTCATTCACCAGCAATGCATGAAAAGAAAAAACTGGAAGCTGCCATGAAGCAGGCTTTTGCCAGTGAGTTTGGAGAAGAAGTTCATTTAAAACTTAAAATCGTTTCTCCGGAACCTAGTGAAATTCAGCAAAGTCAGATCAAGGGAAAACAGATTCCTGGGATTCAAAATATTATCGCTATTGCTTCCGGTAAAGGAGGGGTAGGGAAGTCTACAGTTGCTGCAAATATGGCAGTAACGTTGGCTAAAATGGGTTTTAAAGTAGGATTACTGGATGCCGATATCTATGGACCATCAGTTCCCACCATGTTTGATACAGAAGGGGCAAAACCAATTTCTGTAGAAGTGGACGGAAAGAGCATGATGAAGCCTATCGAAAATTATGGAGTGAAAATGCTTTCTATTGGCTATTTTTCAGGAGCTAACCAAGCGGTAGTGTGGAGAGGGCCAATGGCTTCAAAAGCATTAAACCAAATGATTAGAGATGCTGCATGGGGCGAATTGGATTTCTTATTAATAGACCTTCCTCCGGGAACAGGTGACATCCACTTATCTATCATCCAGGAAGTACCTGTAACAGGAGCTGTGATTGTAAGTACACCTCAGCATGTTGCTTTGGCAGACGTAAGAAAAGGAATTGCTATGTTCCAGATGGAAAGCATCAATATTCCGGTTCTTGGATTAATCGAAAATATGGCGTATTTTACACCGGAAGAACTTCCTGAAAATAAATATTATATCTTTGGAAACCAGGGAGCGCAATATTTGGCAGAAGATCTTGGGATTCCTGTATTGGGAGAGATTCCATTGATCCAAAGCATCAGAGAAGCAGGAGACGTAGGGAGACCGGCAGCTCTTCAGGAAAATTCTAAAATTGCAGAAATTTATACTGAAACGGCAAGAAAAATGGTAGAAAGTCTGGTAGAAAGAAATAAAAACCTTCCTCCAACTGAAGCGGTGAAGATCTCCACTATGGCAGGTTGTTCGCCAAAAGCAAAATAA